One genomic region from Curtobacterium sp. 9128 encodes:
- a CDS encoding alpha/beta hydrolase — MTADPLSGHPGSIKRLAQQLTNRSRSIEAGARKATRASNTADGWSGESKQRFTATAATLPDAATRIRGRVDAAATVLNTYADQVRQIQDEAQRIRIAQKNNAEDIAQNASSVKKASKAARADDASDSDRAALRRLESSGDDLSSTRTRLSAQWTELVARRQSADRTAASGLSGETVIGNTVSFAASMPGMSDKDFLAALTTMAPEQLAALHKQIESRLATMAPDVVQEWWNSMGGRGTAGKHSAAQDALITALPATIGNLNGVAYWARDQANRISAQRAEADAAVKLEQARRARDVSLGGPRALQAQIDLDAAQKLYDALHNFNAGARTGLNLVDPLPRQMVSFHPGSPPLGAFAVGDLDHAASVSFLVPGMGSSLADTTQYMRTGSNVQAAQQRLPPPAQPTAMVTWIGYEAPPNALTTGDISVFHQGYAERGAPSFAGDLAGLRASRPDVQMNVVAHSYGSTMASLALADNPSVGVKSFVTLGSAGIHSSVPDAHATHAAHMYAAQADERNDVAWIGRTFSSPHRADPTENFGATRIATGGGSPVNIHDLSAPAGSGDFGYLDSGTQSLAATARVTLP; from the coding sequence GTGACCGCCGACCCGCTCAGTGGCCATCCGGGCTCGATCAAGCGACTCGCTCAGCAGCTCACGAACCGCTCCCGATCGATCGAGGCCGGCGCGCGGAAAGCCACGCGCGCATCCAATACGGCGGACGGCTGGTCCGGAGAATCGAAGCAGCGCTTCACAGCCACAGCCGCAACGCTTCCCGACGCCGCCACGAGGATTCGCGGACGGGTCGATGCCGCTGCAACCGTCCTGAACACGTACGCCGACCAGGTCAGGCAGATCCAGGACGAAGCGCAGCGCATCCGGATCGCGCAGAAGAACAACGCCGAGGACATCGCGCAGAACGCTTCCTCGGTCAAGAAGGCGTCGAAGGCGGCGCGTGCGGACGACGCCTCGGATTCCGATCGGGCCGCGCTCCGTCGACTCGAGAGCAGCGGCGACGACCTGTCGTCGACCCGAACCCGACTCTCCGCGCAGTGGACGGAGCTCGTTGCACGTCGGCAGTCGGCCGACCGGACCGCAGCCTCCGGGTTGAGCGGCGAAACCGTCATCGGGAACACGGTTTCCTTCGCGGCATCGATGCCCGGGATGTCCGACAAGGACTTCTTGGCCGCGCTCACCACCATGGCTCCGGAACAGCTCGCCGCGCTGCACAAGCAGATTGAATCGCGCCTCGCCACCATGGCACCCGACGTCGTCCAGGAGTGGTGGAACAGCATGGGCGGACGCGGGACGGCAGGCAAGCACTCCGCAGCGCAGGACGCGCTCATCACGGCGTTGCCTGCCACGATCGGGAACCTCAACGGAGTGGCGTACTGGGCGCGGGATCAGGCGAACCGGATCAGTGCACAGCGTGCCGAGGCGGACGCGGCGGTGAAGCTCGAGCAAGCCCGACGCGCCCGTGACGTGTCGCTCGGCGGGCCTCGCGCGCTCCAAGCGCAGATCGACCTCGACGCGGCGCAGAAGCTCTACGACGCGCTCCACAACTTCAACGCCGGCGCTCGTACCGGCTTGAACCTCGTGGATCCGCTTCCGCGTCAGATGGTGAGCTTCCACCCGGGCAGTCCCCCGCTCGGGGCCTTTGCTGTTGGAGACCTCGACCATGCGGCGAGCGTGTCGTTCCTCGTCCCAGGGATGGGAAGCTCTCTCGCAGACACCACGCAGTACATGCGGACAGGCTCGAATGTGCAGGCTGCGCAACAACGGCTCCCACCTCCGGCGCAACCAACGGCCATGGTCACGTGGATCGGCTACGAAGCACCGCCGAACGCGCTGACGACCGGCGACATCAGCGTGTTCCACCAGGGCTACGCGGAGCGCGGTGCTCCGAGCTTCGCAGGAGACCTGGCTGGACTTCGTGCCTCGAGGCCTGACGTGCAGATGAACGTCGTGGCCCATTCCTACGGATCGACGATGGCATCGCTCGCTTTGGCTGACAATCCATCTGTCGGTGTCAAGTCCTTTGTGACGCTGGGCTCCGCTGGCATCCACTCGTCTGTTCCCGACGCGCACGCGACCCACGCGGCCCACATGTACGCTGCTCAGGCCGACGAGAGGAACGACGTGGCTTGGATCGGCCGAACCTTCAGCTCACCTCATCGTGCGGACCCGACCGAGAACTTCGGAGCAACTCGAATCGCAACTGGTGGAGGATCTCCGGTGAACATCCACGATCTCTCCGCGCCGGCCGGCTCGGGTGACTTCGGCTACCTAGACAGCGGTACGCAATCGCTTGCCGCCACGGCGAGAGTGACGCTGCCGTGA
- a CDS encoding ABC transporter ATP-binding protein produces MPESPAIEVHHLTKRYPTGKLAVDDVSFTIEAGETFALLGPNGAGKSTTVEILEGYRSRTDGTVTVLGHDPVRTSRSHNARIGIVLQSSAESPNVTVAEQLRHFATLYPRRRDVDETLHATGLTEQRNTRIARLSGGQRRRVDVALGIIGRPEVLFLDEPTTGFDPEARRQFWSLLRQVQGEGTTILLTTHYLDEAAHLADRAAVIADGRLLDLAPIDELGGAAARTPRVRWTSQNQTHEERTTDPAALIRASTDPMHDLEVIRPSLEDVYLEMVGSK; encoded by the coding sequence ATGCCCGAATCCCCCGCCATCGAGGTCCACCACCTCACGAAGCGCTACCCCACCGGCAAGCTCGCCGTCGACGACGTCTCCTTCACCATCGAAGCCGGCGAGACCTTCGCCCTCCTCGGCCCCAACGGCGCCGGCAAGTCCACCACGGTCGAGATCCTCGAGGGCTACCGATCGCGCACGGACGGCACGGTCACGGTCCTCGGCCACGACCCCGTCCGCACGAGCCGCAGCCACAACGCCCGGATCGGCATCGTCCTGCAGTCCAGCGCGGAGTCCCCGAACGTCACCGTGGCCGAGCAGCTGCGCCACTTCGCAACGCTCTACCCGAGGCGTCGGGACGTCGATGAGACCCTGCACGCCACAGGGCTCACGGAACAGCGCAACACCCGCATAGCGAGGCTCTCCGGCGGCCAACGCCGCCGCGTCGACGTCGCCCTCGGCATCATCGGCCGCCCGGAGGTCCTGTTCCTCGACGAACCCACGACCGGCTTCGACCCGGAGGCTCGCCGCCAGTTCTGGAGTCTCCTCCGGCAGGTCCAAGGCGAGGGCACGACCATCCTCCTGACCACGCACTACCTCGACGAGGCCGCGCACCTGGCCGACCGGGCGGCGGTCATCGCCGACGGCAGGCTCCTCGACCTCGCCCCGATCGACGAGCTGGGCGGCGCGGCGGCACGCACCCCGAGAGTCAGGTGGACGAGCCAGAACCAAACGCACGAGGAACGCACGACCGACCCCGCAGCCCTGATCAGGGCAAGCACAGACCCGATGCACGACCTCGAAGTCATCCGCCCGTCCCTGGAGGACGTCTACCTCGAGATGGTGGGGTCGAAGTGA
- a CDS encoding ABC transporter permease, protein MNRITYEIRSYFRAPDAVFFTFLFPIIMLALFSVAFSSAADIRAGDANGTASVDYATYYLPGLVATGFLLSGTQSLGVDIATERSDGTLKRLGGTPLPVLSYFIGKIGMVLVTTILQTALLIGIASIVFGVDLPTAPEKWARFAGVMLLGIATSCVLGIAISALPREGRRATATIVPVVLVLQFISGVYLPFTQLPAWLQDVASVFPLRWMASGMRSVFLPDAFASAEPGGSWQLGLGTLVLVAWLVLGTVACVLTFRWNRKDA, encoded by the coding sequence GTGAACCGCATCACCTACGAGATCCGCTCCTACTTCCGCGCCCCCGACGCGGTGTTCTTCACGTTCCTCTTCCCGATCATCATGCTGGCCCTCTTCTCGGTCGCCTTCAGCAGCGCCGCCGACATCCGAGCAGGAGACGCCAACGGGACAGCCAGCGTCGACTACGCCACGTACTACCTCCCCGGCCTGGTGGCGACGGGCTTCCTCCTCTCCGGCACCCAGTCCCTCGGCGTCGACATCGCGACGGAACGCAGCGACGGCACCCTGAAGCGCCTCGGCGGCACACCGCTCCCGGTGCTGAGCTACTTCATCGGCAAGATCGGCATGGTCCTCGTCACGACGATCCTCCAGACGGCGTTGCTGATCGGCATCGCGAGCATCGTCTTCGGCGTGGACCTGCCGACAGCCCCAGAGAAGTGGGCACGCTTCGCCGGCGTCATGCTGCTCGGCATCGCGACGAGCTGCGTCCTCGGCATCGCGATCTCCGCACTCCCCCGCGAGGGCCGCCGCGCCACCGCGACGATCGTCCCCGTGGTCCTGGTCCTGCAGTTCATCTCCGGCGTCTACCTCCCCTTCACGCAGCTCCCCGCCTGGCTGCAGGACGTCGCGTCGGTCTTCCCCCTCCGCTGGATGGCGAGCGGGATGCGCTCGGTCTTCCTGCCGGACGCGTTCGCGTCCGCCGAGCCGGGAGGCTCGTGGCAGCTCGGCCTCGGAACCCTCGTCCTGGTCGCATGGCTGGTCCTCGGCACGGTGGCCTGCGTGCTGACGTTCCGCTGGAACCGCAAGGACGCGTGA
- a CDS encoding AraC family transcriptional regulator has translation MDELTALHLDRAASIASTHAAVLGTDHHNAAARAGSAHRADALGLTVSRVFEPTGLFDRRYVPSLSVVLRGRKRSIVGDDDQVWGRERFIITPVDLPVVAGVVDTAGSDGFVSAVWRLDPAVVGEVVASMSAPSVPPRGELPRLGTWTAPLADAFARLLALLDAPEDVPVLFPLVSREIVLRLLQTEQAPRITAALDGSGTSVVAAATALLTGRMAEPWSMGRLARELRVSESTLFARFKEATGMTPAQYLKRTRLGEARRLMIVHGETAARAATAVGFRSASHFSRDYREAYGRPPAADAVAARAQLALATAV, from the coding sequence GTGGACGAGCTCACCGCCCTGCACCTCGACCGTGCCGCTTCGATCGCGTCCACGCACGCCGCCGTCCTCGGGACCGACCACCACAACGCCGCCGCACGAGCAGGGTCCGCGCACCGTGCCGACGCGCTCGGCCTCACCGTCTCCCGCGTGTTCGAGCCGACCGGTCTGTTCGACCGCCGCTACGTGCCGTCCCTGTCGGTGGTCCTCCGTGGCCGCAAGCGTTCCATCGTCGGGGACGACGATCAGGTCTGGGGCCGCGAGCGCTTCATCATCACGCCCGTGGACCTGCCCGTCGTGGCCGGGGTCGTCGACACCGCCGGCAGCGACGGCTTCGTCTCCGCCGTCTGGCGCCTCGATCCGGCAGTCGTCGGTGAGGTCGTGGCGTCGATGTCGGCGCCATCTGTACCGCCTCGCGGCGAGTTGCCCCGACTCGGCACCTGGACCGCACCGCTCGCCGACGCGTTCGCGCGACTGCTCGCGCTGCTCGACGCACCCGAGGACGTCCCGGTGCTCTTCCCGCTCGTCTCAAGGGAGATCGTGCTGCGCCTGCTGCAGACCGAGCAGGCGCCACGCATCACCGCCGCACTCGACGGTTCTGGCACGTCGGTCGTCGCCGCCGCGACCGCCCTGCTCACCGGACGGATGGCCGAGCCGTGGTCGATGGGACGCCTCGCTCGTGAACTCCGGGTCAGCGAGTCCACCCTCTTCGCGCGCTTCAAGGAAGCCACCGGCATGACCCCTGCGCAGTACCTCAAGCGGACGCGGCTCGGGGAGGCACGCCGGTTGATGATCGTCCACGGGGAAACGGCCGCCCGAGCGGCCACGGCCGTGGGGTTCCGCAGTGCGTCGCACTTCTCGCGGGACTACCGGGAGGCGTACGGGCGTCCGCCGGCGGCGGACGCAGTCGCGGCGCGGGCGCAGTTGGCGTTGGCGACGGCGGTGTAG
- a CDS encoding SDR family oxidoreductase translates to MTTTANETTRTALVTGASSGIGEAIARELAAAGMAVAVHGRDEARTRAVAIDIERQGGRAVPLVADLSDGPDEVRALAAAAIEQLGGHVDVLVNNAGVYPGGPTESLADDTVEALLATNIRAPHVLVAALAPSMVSLGGGNIVNIGSWMARVGVPFMALYPATKAAVEQLTRAWAAEYGQRGIRVVTVAPGATATPGNADSADVLAAMTQGTPAGRPVQPVDIARAVRWVVSDEAAFVNGGTIDVDGGIASTRMR, encoded by the coding sequence ATGACGACAACAGCGAACGAAACCACACGAACCGCCCTCGTGACCGGAGCCTCGAGCGGCATCGGCGAGGCCATCGCGCGCGAACTCGCCGCTGCAGGCATGGCCGTTGCTGTCCACGGCCGCGACGAAGCCCGCACGCGTGCCGTCGCAATCGACATCGAGCGCCAGGGCGGCCGCGCGGTGCCGCTCGTCGCCGATCTGTCGGACGGTCCCGACGAGGTGCGGGCACTCGCTGCCGCCGCGATCGAGCAGCTCGGCGGGCACGTGGACGTCCTCGTGAACAACGCCGGCGTGTACCCGGGTGGTCCCACGGAGTCGCTCGCGGACGACACGGTCGAGGCGCTCCTCGCGACGAACATCCGCGCCCCGCACGTCCTCGTCGCCGCGCTTGCGCCGTCGATGGTGTCGCTCGGCGGCGGGAACATCGTGAACATCGGCTCGTGGATGGCACGGGTCGGTGTGCCGTTCATGGCGCTGTACCCGGCGACAAAGGCAGCGGTCGAGCAGCTGACCCGTGCGTGGGCCGCAGAGTACGGGCAGCGCGGCATCCGCGTCGTGACGGTCGCACCGGGTGCGACGGCGACACCGGGCAACGCGGACTCGGCGGACGTGCTGGCGGCGATGACGCAAGGCACCCCGGCGGGCCGTCCGGTGCAGCCGGTGGACATCGCTCGTGCCGTGCGGTGGGTCGTTTCCGACGAGGCGGCGTTCGTGAACGGCGGCACGATCGACGTCGACGGCGGGATCGCGTCGACGCGGATGCGCTGA